The proteins below come from a single Sphingomonas carotinifaciens genomic window:
- a CDS encoding STAS domain-containing protein gives MTRLALPSTLDLAAATSLLDTLRSATDNIVLDAGGVERIGVAGIQLLLSAQGTADGGGHMLTIEAPSEAFCTAIRIAGADALLADR, from the coding sequence ATGACGCGTCTTGCGCTGCCCTCTACCCTGGACCTCGCCGCCGCCACGTCGTTGCTCGACACGCTGCGCAGCGCGACGGACAACATCGTGCTGGACGCCGGCGGGGTGGAGCGCATCGGCGTCGCCGGCATCCAGTTGCTGTTGAGTGCACAAGGGACCGCCGATGGCGGGGGCCACATGCTGACCATCGAGGCGCCGAGCGAAGCCTTTTGCACCGCCATCCGCATCGCGGGCGCCGACGCGCTCCTTGCCGACCGCTGA
- a CDS encoding methyl-accepting chemotaxis protein has product MRILSIIYGTLAATSLALIVFRDTLGVQTAIAIGTGITALTLLIAWGTGRAVVIPYVATVVRMEGLAAGDLDAPIAYTDHRDCVGRMTKAMAVFRDNAVAVSEARAAQEIVITALGTGLENLAAGDLSRPIPTVFPADYEKLRRDYNNALHALSGTLSAVTRSMDGIRTASSEVSTASDDLSHRTEQQAASLEETAASMEEITTTVREAADGASRVNGVVDAAKSEAEESGRIVREAVSAMGGIERASQEISEIISVIDGIAFQTNLLALNAGVEAARAGDAGKGFAVVASEVRALAQRSADAAKDVKTRILTSSEQVGNGVTLVNRTGQSLERIVARIGEISTLVSQIAASAAQQALGLSQVNTAVGEMDNVTQQNAAMVEQSSAAARSLANEADELARQVARFRLSDTGEAEAPRMPVSVPAPRAPAPTRVVARRAATHGSLALAVEPDADDWSNF; this is encoded by the coding sequence ATGCGGATCCTTTCCATCATCTATGGTACTCTGGCGGCGACCTCGCTGGCGCTGATCGTTTTTCGTGACACGCTGGGCGTGCAGACTGCGATCGCGATCGGCACCGGGATCACCGCACTGACCCTGTTGATTGCCTGGGGGACGGGACGCGCCGTCGTGATTCCCTATGTGGCCACGGTGGTGCGCATGGAGGGTCTGGCCGCCGGCGACCTGGATGCGCCGATCGCCTATACCGACCACCGCGACTGCGTCGGCCGGATGACGAAGGCGATGGCGGTGTTTCGCGACAATGCGGTGGCGGTCTCCGAAGCGCGCGCCGCGCAGGAGATCGTGATCACCGCGCTCGGCACCGGGCTGGAGAACCTGGCGGCCGGCGACCTGAGCCGGCCGATCCCGACCGTCTTTCCGGCGGATTACGAGAAGCTGCGCCGGGATTACAACAACGCGCTGCACGCGCTGAGCGGAACGCTGAGCGCCGTCACCCGGTCGATGGACGGCATCCGCACCGCATCGTCCGAGGTCAGCACCGCCTCCGACGACCTGTCGCATCGCACCGAGCAGCAGGCGGCCAGCCTGGAGGAAACCGCGGCGTCGATGGAGGAGATCACCACCACCGTGCGCGAGGCCGCCGATGGTGCGTCGCGGGTCAACGGCGTGGTCGATGCCGCCAAGTCCGAAGCCGAGGAAAGCGGCCGCATCGTGCGCGAGGCGGTGTCGGCGATGGGCGGGATCGAGCGGGCCAGCCAGGAAATCTCCGAGATCATCTCGGTCATCGACGGCATCGCGTTCCAGACCAACCTGCTGGCGCTGAACGCCGGCGTGGAAGCGGCGCGGGCAGGCGACGCCGGCAAGGGTTTCGCGGTGGTCGCCTCCGAAGTGCGCGCGCTGGCGCAGCGCTCCGCCGATGCGGCCAAGGACGTGAAGACCCGCATCCTGACCAGTTCGGAGCAGGTGGGCAACGGCGTGACGCTGGTCAACCGCACCGGCCAGTCGCTGGAGCGCATCGTCGCGCGCATCGGCGAGATCAGCACGCTCGTGTCGCAGATCGCGGCATCGGCGGCGCAGCAGGCGCTGGGGCTGTCGCAGGTGAACACCGCGGTCGGCGAGATGGACAATGTGACGCAGCAGAATGCGGCGATGGTGGAGCAGTCGAGCGCGGCGGCGCGCTCGCTGGCGAACGAGGCGGACGAACTGGCGCGGCAGGTGGCGCGGTTCCGCCTGTCCGACACCGGCGAGGCGGAGGCGCCGCGCATGCCGGTAAGCGTCCCGGCGCCGCGTGCCCCGGCACCGACGCGGGTGGTGGCGCGCCGTGCGGCCACCCATGGATCGCTGGCGCTGGCGGTCGAGCCGGACGCGGACGACTGGTCGAATTTTTAA
- a CDS encoding catalase family protein: MTAPAIRYTPDIEDVQPDERETIAQLNDTFDVILERTAEDYGHAVRSVHAKSHGILEGELIVDDGLPPELAQGLFATPGRHKAWLRMSTNAGDILPDAISLPRGLAVKIAGVEGERLPGAEGDTQDFVMVNGTVFQAKTADKFLGNLKMLAKTTDRMEGTKKAMSAVLRGVHHALEAVGIESPAVDSLGGAPNVDPLGETYYSVTPFRYGDHVAKFSIAPVAPALTSRTGTIIPVDGREDAIREDVQAEMWDIDAEWEFRVQLCRDLERQPIEDPTVEWDESEAPFMRVGVIRAAPQDSWDAGRVQAVNEEMRFSVWTGITAHQPLGNINRARREPYRHSADFRARYNGCPYHEPTA, encoded by the coding sequence ATGACTGCCCCCGCCATCCGCTACACCCCCGATATCGAAGACGTGCAACCCGACGAGCGCGAGACGATCGCGCAACTGAACGACACGTTCGACGTGATCCTGGAGCGGACCGCCGAGGATTATGGCCATGCGGTGCGATCGGTGCATGCCAAGTCGCACGGCATCCTGGAGGGTGAGCTGATCGTCGACGACGGCCTGCCGCCCGAACTGGCGCAAGGGCTGTTCGCGACGCCGGGACGCCACAAGGCATGGCTCCGCATGTCGACCAATGCCGGCGACATCCTGCCCGACGCGATCAGCCTGCCCCGCGGGCTGGCGGTGAAGATCGCGGGGGTGGAGGGCGAACGGTTGCCGGGGGCCGAGGGCGACACGCAGGATTTCGTGATGGTCAACGGCACGGTGTTCCAGGCGAAGACCGCCGACAAATTTCTGGGCAATCTTAAGATGCTGGCCAAGACCACTGACCGGATGGAGGGCACCAAGAAGGCGATGTCCGCCGTGCTGCGCGGTGTGCACCATGCGCTGGAAGCGGTGGGCATCGAGAGCCCGGCGGTCGACTCGCTGGGCGGTGCGCCCAATGTCGATCCGCTGGGCGAGACCTATTACAGCGTCACGCCGTTCCGCTACGGCGACCATGTCGCCAAGTTCAGCATTGCCCCGGTCGCGCCCGCCCTGACCAGCCGGACGGGTACGATCATCCCGGTCGACGGGCGCGAGGACGCGATCCGCGAGGATGTGCAGGCCGAGATGTGGGACATCGATGCCGAATGGGAGTTCCGGGTCCAGCTGTGCCGTGACCTGGAGCGCCAGCCGATCGAGGACCCGACGGTGGAATGGGACGAAAGCGAGGCGCCCTTCATGCGCGTCGGCGTCATCCGTGCCGCGCCGCAGGACAGTTGGGATGCGGGCCGGGTCCAGGCGGTGAACGAGGAAATGCGCTTCAGCGTCTGGACCGGCATCACCGCGCACCAGCCGCTGGGCAACATCAACCGTGCCCGGCGCGAGCCATATCGCCACTCGGCGGATTTCCGGGCGCGTTACAATGGCTGTCCCTATCACGAACCGACCGCGTGA